CCAGATAGGCTTCATCCAAAGAAAGTGGTTCTACCAATGGGGTGTAAGAAAGGAAAATTTCTCTTATTTGATTTGAAACTCGCTTGTAAATATCAAAACGTGGTTTGGCAAAAATCAGTTGTGGACAAAGCCTAATAGCGGTTTTTGAAGGCATAGCCGACCTCACCCCAAACTTACGTGCTTCGTAACTAGCTGCGGCCACAACACCTCGCTGAGCACTGCCACCGACGGCAAGAGGTTTACCACGAAAAGCTGGATTGTCTCGCTGTTCCACAGATGCAAAAAAAGCATCCATGTCTATATGAATAATCTTGCGAAACGATTCGTAGGCCAAGGTTTAAGAATTGTAAATATTTTCGAATTTACTATCAATTCCAGCTTTTGGCAAAATAGCTTTTAAATGATGTCGTAAATGCTCCACATAGTCAGTCATGATAAACTCTAAGGTAAATGGCCCCATATTATCTATGGTTATTTTATGCTCCAGTACAGAAGGACGCGTATACTTGATCACGTGAACAATGTGCCCATTTAAACATTCAAAAAGCTGCAACAGGCTTTTCCATTCATACTCTTTGTATTGTTGCAACCTTACCCAATTGTCCTGCTTATACGGTACAAAC
This portion of the Spirosomataceae bacterium TFI 002 genome encodes:
- a CDS encoding DinB superfamily protein codes for the protein MNAIAIHLQETMSTAMPLLRKIGEKEASFKADPKRWSYKEILGHLIDSASNNHQKFVRTMEKDNLEFVPYKQDNWVRLQQYKEYEWKSLLQLFECLNGHIVHVIKYTRPSVLEHKITIDNMGPFTLEFIMTDYVEHLRHHLKAILPKAGIDSKFENIYNS